In the Oligoflexus sp. genome, TGCAGCATGGCGAACTTCTGCTCTGCGGTGAAAGCTCGTCTCGGTCGTTTGCCGGTCGTCGTCATTTTCGAATCCCCCTGGGCTATTATTATAGCGCATTAAAGAATTCGATTTCGTACGAGTATCAGAAACGCAACTCATTAAATGATCCTGGTGATTTGCCTGTCACTTTTTTTTCACAGCCGATGATCTTGAGGCACGCACAAACCGTGTTCGATCGGTTTGCATCCCATCCGCTTCCACATTGAAACCCTTGCCCCATGCGGACGGAATATCCTGGAACGGGCCTTGCTGAAAACCAAACAAGTCGGAATCAACAAAAGGAGCCTGTTGTGCGTTACCTGCTCATGTCTGCTCTCGCCTGTCTTGTTTTAGAGTCAAGTCCCGTCATGGCCCACGGCGCCCAAACCATCGGCTTTCAAGCCGGCCGTGATATGGCTGCGCGTCTTTGGGATGCGAAATATCAAAAGGACTGCTACCGTTCGGATCGTTATTTCGCCGAACTTTCGAACATGGAACGCGGACTCTCCAGTTCCAATTATCATCGGGGCTATAAAGAAGGCATGGCGCGCGTGGAGTCGGAAGTCGCCCAACGCTGCCACAGCACGCAGAATGATCATCACGGCGAACCGCAGGGCGAATGTCCCCTAACCGGATTTCAGCATGGTTCGAATCTTGGTATGCAGGTGTGCAACGATACGATCATGAGCAATCGCATGGCCAACACCTGCTTTCAACAGTCGCTGTCGACTTGCTACGACGGACTTAAGCAGTATGTTCGCAATTACTGTCGTGACAAAGCCTACGGATCAGCTTACCGAAACGCTGAACTGCAATGTCAGCAGGCTTTTGCTCGCCGCTGATCACGCGCTTCCTTATCGAAACGGACGATGTTCCCTGCAGCTCAATCTGCTGCAGGGATCTTTTTTTTCTGCCGTTTTATGCAGCGCACACTGTATCGGAACGAGGCCTACCGAACTATTGAAGAGTTTTCAATCAGCGGAACGCACGGAACAACGCACACTGGATTTTGCATAGCAAAGGAGAAGATGTATGCGAATAGTTTGTGCGCTCCTTATGGGAGTGGCGTCCGGCCTGGCTCAGGCTGGTCCGGTCGAGATCGTGAGCCGTGCGGTGGGACTTGAGGATGTGGATAGCCACGCGCTGCTCGTGACCGATCAATTCTTTCTAAAAAGGGCGGACGAGGCTCGGGACCAGGATTTTAAAGACCTTTACTATCTGAATCTGGAAGACTCGCGCTACGATCGTTTCACGCTGGAGCGCTTCGGTCGCGTGACGGCGTTCGTACCCGAGGTGCTGGCCGTTTTGGAAATTCCACCCGGGAATCTGGAGCAGGCCGCAGCTGAACTTCATGAAGAACGCTGGTCCTGTGGGCAGCTTATGCGGCTCTTTGGGGATGAAGTCCCTGTGAACTTTCAGGCGAAAAGCGCAACACCCGTGATCGCTCTCGCCGAAAACGTCAGCGCCCTTCCTTCGATTCATGAAACAGTGAGCCCCGCCGCGATTCAAAAAACCGTGCAGGCGATGGTGGACCTCGGCACCCGCTATGGACGCAGCACCAAGGCCGGCGGCGTCACCGACCTTTTGCAGAAGCTTTACCAGGAGCTGGCCGCGGATCGCAAAGACATCACCATCGAGAGGGTCGCGCACAGCGGTTACAATCAACCGAGCCTCGTCGTCCGCATCCAGGGCCAGAAGTTCCCCGATGAAATCATCGTGCTCGGCAGCCACATAGATAGCATCGCCCGTGGCTCGGACATCGCACCGGGCGCTGATGATAACGCCAGCGGCACAGCTTCGCATCTTGAAGTCTTCCGCAATATCATCACGCACAATCTCCGTTTTGATCGGACCGTTGAGATTCACGGTTACGCTCTGGAAGAGCTGGGTTTGATCGGCAGTCAGGACATTGCCAAACGTTATGTGAATGGCGGCAAAAAAGTCGTGGCCATGATGCAGAACGATATGAACATGTTCAAAGGCGCGAAGGAGGATATGGTGTGGCTCGTGACCAACGACAGCGACCCGCAGCTGACGAGCGCCATGGAAGGTCTTTTATCGGCCTATCAAACGGTGAAGGTCGACAAGAACCGTTTGACCGCCGGCACCAGCGATCACAGGTCCTGGAATCGGCAGGGCATACCCGTGGTCTTTCCCACGGAAAATCCGACCAACTACAATCGCAAGATCCATACGCCCGATGATGTGATTGCCAACTCGGGAGCTTTCACGCAGTCCGCTGAATTCGTGAAACTCTCGCTCAGTTTCCTCGCCCATTATGCCGGCCTCGTAGCCGCGCTCTGAGCCTCGCGCAACCTGTGTTTCCCACGAAACACAGGTATGCAAACCTAAGCAATCAAGCTGAGTTGACAATTCCTTGCCGTCCGGCTAAAGCTGGGGGAATTCATAGTTTTATAAACCTGACTTGTGAATTCGCCAAGCGTGAAGGAACAGGTGCTTGAGGAGACCCCCGTGATGCGTTGCATGCCGTCTCTTGCCAGTCTGGTGCTCGGGCTGGGCCTAATTTCTCCAGGGGCGAGTGCCCTGCTGGCCGGGCCAGCGCTACTGAAGCAATCCGAAGCGGAGCTGCGGAAAAAGCAGGTTGCCGATGTGAGCTACGCCCTGGACCTGGATCTGCCCGAGACGGACACGCCTTTTCAGGGAACGGTCCGCATCCGTTTCAGCTTCACCCCGCAGAATCAGCCTTTGCGCGTCGATTTTGCCAAGGGCAAAGTGGAGACAGTCAAGGTCAATGGCAAGGCGGTGACGTTTGAAGCCGATGATATGGCGCTGCGTTTGAATGAAAACGTGCTCCAGGCCAACGCGAAGAACGAGCTGGAGATTCGCTACGAGCATCCCTACAGCAAAGACGGCAACGGCCTTTACTGGTTCAAAGACCCGGTGGATCAGCAGGTTTATACCTACACGCATTTCGAACCCTATGCCGCGAACATGCTGTTCCCCAGCTTCGATCAGCCGGATCTGAAGGCGAGCTATCAGCTGAAGGTGAAAGCACCGAAGAGCTGGACCGTGGTCTCGACCACGCGTGAAAGCAAGGTGACAGCGGATGGCGAGAAAAACGTGTGGGAATTTCCCGAGACGCTGAAATTCTCCACCTACCTTTTCTCGCTGCATGCCGGACCTTATCGCGTTTGGGAGGATAAGGCCTTCCGCTATCCCCTCCGCATCATGTCCCGTCAGTCGCTGGCGCAGTATATGCCGGTGGATCAGTGGTTCAAGGCCACCCGGCATGGTTTTGATTTCCTCGATAAGTACATGGGCTATGCCTATCCTTTCGGCAAATACGATCAGGTCGTGGTGCCTGATTTCAATGCAGGCGCGATGGAAAATGTTGCGGCCGTGACCTTCTCGGAGCGGTTCCTGGTTCGCGGTAAGCGGACGGAAGCGGATGAGCAGGGCCTTGCCGGCACCATCCAGCATGAGATGGCTCATATGTGGTCGGGGAATCTTGTGACCATGGAATGGTGGAATGACCTTTGGCTGAATGAAAGCTTTGCGACCTACGCCGCGACGCTGACCATGGCCGCAGATCCTCGTTTTCCCAGCACCTGGATCGGTTTTCATCGCAGCAAAACCGGAGCCTATTATCAGGACCAGCTCGTGACCACGCATCCGATCGTGGCGGATGTTCCCGATACGATGTCGACCAATTTCGATGGCATCACCTATGGCAAGGGCGCTTCGTTCCTGAAGCAGCTGCATTTTTTGGTCGGTGAAAAAGCCTTTCAAAAAGGTCTTCAGATTTATTTTAATCAGCATGCATTCAGCAATACCGAGGTCAATGATTTCATTGCCGCCATGGAAAAAGCCACGGGCCGGAGTCTTCAGACCTTTGCCAAGGAATGGCTGACGACGGCGGGTGTGAATACCTTGGCTGTCGATTTCACCTGCAGCAAAGGGAAGATCGATCAGTTCCAGCTGAAGCAAT is a window encoding:
- the pepN gene encoding aminopeptidase N, whose product is MRCMPSLASLVLGLGLISPGASALLAGPALLKQSEAELRKKQVADVSYALDLDLPETDTPFQGTVRIRFSFTPQNQPLRVDFAKGKVETVKVNGKAVTFEADDMALRLNENVLQANAKNELEIRYEHPYSKDGNGLYWFKDPVDQQVYTYTHFEPYAANMLFPSFDQPDLKASYQLKVKAPKSWTVVSTTRESKVTADGEKNVWEFPETLKFSTYLFSLHAGPYRVWEDKAFRYPLRIMSRQSLAQYMPVDQWFKATRHGFDFLDKYMGYAYPFGKYDQVVVPDFNAGAMENVAAVTFSERFLVRGKRTEADEQGLAGTIQHEMAHMWSGNLVTMEWWNDLWLNESFATYAATLTMAADPRFPSTWIGFHRSKTGAYYQDQLVTTHPIVADVPDTMSTNFDGITYGKGASFLKQLHFLVGEKAFQKGLQIYFNQHAFSNTEVNDFIAAMEKATGRSLQTFAKEWLTTAGVNTLAVDFTCSKGKIDQFQLKQSAIPEQPTLREHKTEVVLYKWKKKRFELIKEAAVGYQSPVTTWKEAKGLACPDLVFPNQNDHDYVKVVLDPVSYKNAAAHLQAIQSPMQRIMVWNAISDMILTTDISLKDYTRFVVQQLPLEKDYEVLRAIDGKVGRDLLGYVEWIPEKTVKQEILNELIQAYEGTLKSSLPADSKKVQWGTYRQLLTMAGRTDTLLSLWNGKTSFPGVVIDQDERWGLLEALSDLGHKEVLGWADAEKQKDPTSMGQRRYLAVKASFPDYDQKMKMLEPIVKGERISGAERYAIMGNLFPATQRDLLKRYEPTYRQQVDSLVSKAEPGVARSYVMSLLPTSCDNSTLPLIDELLARPYPQAINDGLKVAKQNNERCQKVMMRLLSSRQG
- a CDS encoding M20/M25/M40 family metallo-hydrolase; this encodes MRIVCALLMGVASGLAQAGPVEIVSRAVGLEDVDSHALLVTDQFFLKRADEARDQDFKDLYYLNLEDSRYDRFTLERFGRVTAFVPEVLAVLEIPPGNLEQAAAELHEERWSCGQLMRLFGDEVPVNFQAKSATPVIALAENVSALPSIHETVSPAAIQKTVQAMVDLGTRYGRSTKAGGVTDLLQKLYQELAADRKDITIERVAHSGYNQPSLVVRIQGQKFPDEIIVLGSHIDSIARGSDIAPGADDNASGTASHLEVFRNIITHNLRFDRTVEIHGYALEELGLIGSQDIAKRYVNGGKKVVAMMQNDMNMFKGAKEDMVWLVTNDSDPQLTSAMEGLLSAYQTVKVDKNRLTAGTSDHRSWNRQGIPVVFPTENPTNYNRKIHTPDDVIANSGAFTQSAEFVKLSLSFLAHYAGLVAAL